Proteins from one Syntrophorhabdaceae bacterium genomic window:
- a CDS encoding response regulator: MKWEDLQTESMKLQWNFYERTINNYSIIMRIMSSAEEDMLISHVPRIFVEESFFDMCKIMVDEDGIIHEGSYSIDDTLNSLDYATVAAFNGNSSTASLVDDVFGYGLLYIYPIRKELKTIGYLVLGKRYYMDLELRLVRELDIVCDIYNRSLLLGNGGVSRKRLHSTATFETVLEVFPDPLILIDRKGYICYANKNAKARFETRKGFLLGERVDKAIPGLPEDLVKKNRPFRGEINYKSPNDYRMFRVESFPVKEADEKGEWRAIIFKDVVEMKVSEEEHLVRKRTESMGMLAGGIAHDFNNMLTGILGYAALMRKLLSDAKLCRYAEAIEHSAQRASKLTRHLLNFSRRQKRSTGFVDINALLDDVLFLLKASFFNVRIEKNFESSLPNVKGDEAELQNVFLNLFVNAKDAMEGQGLLRITTSRQNSGYICIEIQDTGKGIDEALQHKIFEPYFSTKESASNLGMGLYLVDKVIKEHGGFIEIASEKEKGTVFSLYLPTPSPCVPEAEPKEAPRLNQSMGEKTILIVDDEDLIRELFRGILSETGARLLEADNGEDALQIYMQHQHEVDLVILDVIMPGIKGDEVLRRIRKARADIKVIISSGFMSEQQRTRLKEYKVDGFLDKPFKDDDALSMIAEVLGKDQDG; the protein is encoded by the coding sequence ATGAAATGGGAAGACCTTCAGACTGAATCAATGAAGCTCCAGTGGAACTTCTACGAGAGAACCATAAACAATTATTCCATCATCATGCGCATAATGAGCAGCGCCGAAGAAGATATGCTCATAAGCCATGTCCCCAGGATCTTCGTGGAGGAGTCCTTTTTCGACATGTGCAAGATCATGGTCGATGAGGACGGGATCATACACGAGGGTTCCTACAGCATCGATGATACCCTGAACAGCCTCGACTATGCGACAGTCGCAGCCTTTAACGGAAATTCCAGCACGGCCTCATTGGTCGACGACGTCTTCGGCTACGGTCTTCTCTACATATATCCGATCAGGAAAGAGCTTAAGACGATCGGATATCTCGTCCTGGGCAAGAGATACTACATGGACCTGGAACTGAGACTCGTACGGGAACTGGACATAGTCTGCGACATATATAACCGGTCCCTGCTTCTGGGCAACGGAGGAGTCAGCCGCAAGAGGCTGCATTCGACGGCCACCTTCGAGACGGTTCTGGAGGTGTTCCCCGATCCCCTTATCCTCATCGATAGGAAAGGCTACATCTGCTATGCGAATAAGAACGCAAAAGCGCGGTTCGAGACCAGAAAGGGTTTTCTCCTTGGTGAACGCGTCGACAAGGCCATCCCCGGCCTGCCGGAAGACCTCGTCAAGAAGAACCGTCCCTTCCGTGGGGAGATAAATTACAAATCACCGAACGATTACAGGATGTTCCGCGTCGAGAGCTTTCCCGTCAAGGAGGCGGACGAAAAAGGAGAATGGCGGGCCATCATCTTCAAGGATGTGGTGGAGATGAAGGTCAGCGAAGAAGAGCATCTTGTCAGGAAACGAACGGAGAGCATGGGTATGCTCGCGGGCGGGATCGCCCACGACTTCAACAACATGCTCACGGGCATTCTCGGGTATGCGGCCTTGATGAGGAAACTCCTTTCCGACGCAAAGCTATGCCGCTACGCAGAGGCGATAGAGCATTCCGCCCAGCGCGCCTCAAAACTGACGCGGCATCTCCTTAACTTTTCGCGCCGGCAAAAGAGGTCTACGGGGTTTGTGGATATCAACGCGCTTCTCGACGACGTGCTGTTCCTATTGAAAGCGAGTTTTTTCAATGTCCGGATAGAAAAAAACTTTGAGAGCTCTCTTCCCAATGTAAAAGGCGACGAAGCGGAATTACAAAACGTCTTTCTGAACCTTTTCGTCAATGCAAAGGATGCGATGGAAGGCCAGGGCCTGCTGCGGATCACAACGTCACGACAGAATAGCGGCTATATCTGCATCGAGATACAGGACACCGGCAAGGGGATCGATGAGGCGCTGCAGCACAAGATATTTGAACCCTATTTCTCCACGAAGGAGAGTGCTTCCAATCTCGGCATGGGCCTGTACCTTGTCGACAAAGTAATCAAGGAACATGGGGGTTTCATCGAGATAGCCAGCGAAAAGGAGAAGGGGACCGTTTTCAGTCTCTATTTGCCTACACCGTCGCCGTGTGTTCCGGAGGCAGAACCGAAGGAAGCGCCACGCCTGAACCAGAGCATGGGCGAGAAGACCATCCTCATTGTTGATGATGAGGACCTGATCCGCGAGCTGTTCAGGGGTATCCTGTCCGAAACGGGTGCCAGGCTTCTTGAAGCCGACAATGGCGAGGATGCTCTCCAGATATACATGCAGCACCAGCATGAGGTCGATCTCGTGATCCTTGATGTGATCATGCCGGGAATAAAGGGAGACGAGGTCCTCCGCCGCATACGAAAGGCCCGTGCAGACATAAAGGTCATCATTTCAAGCGGGTTCATGAGCGAGCAGCAAAGGACAAGACTGAAGGAATACAAGGTCGATGGCTTTCTCGACAAACCCTTCAAAGACGACGACGCCCTGTCGATGATAGCGGAAGTGTTGGGAAAAGATCAGGACGGGTGA
- a CDS encoding HDOD domain-containing protein, translating into MTYAMPREQLINRASEIKVIPTLDGIVNRVFTVLGNNNSSFNDLSDVVRYDQAISSKIISIANSAYYSRGIEIFNLQRAMLTIGFEEVRSIVSCILLMEGIIKMLKLKEEDLLSLWKHSIEVASAARVLSERLLIEDPQKAYTASLLHDIGKIVFYLALPDYAEMLKGMKSTGDMVAFERDQFGIDHQETGYIIAVKWKFPHDFARVIRGHHGDHSSNQQDALLRIVNASDRFSTHTLNSRSTEAFILDKERGAIALEVEKIMEFLQLG; encoded by the coding sequence ATGACCTACGCCATGCCAAGAGAGCAGTTGATCAATCGTGCCAGCGAGATCAAGGTGATCCCGACGTTGGACGGCATCGTGAACAGGGTGTTCACAGTGCTTGGCAACAACAACTCGTCATTCAACGATCTCTCCGATGTGGTCAGGTACGATCAGGCCATTTCCTCCAAGATAATCAGCATCGCAAACTCGGCATACTACAGCAGGGGCATCGAGATATTTAACCTCCAGCGGGCCATGCTTACCATTGGATTCGAGGAGGTGCGCAGCATTGTGAGCTGCATCCTGTTGATGGAAGGCATCATCAAGATGCTCAAGCTCAAGGAGGAAGACCTCCTTTCGCTGTGGAAGCATTCCATCGAGGTGGCCTCCGCGGCGCGGGTGCTCTCTGAACGGCTCCTTATCGAGGATCCGCAAAAGGCCTATACCGCATCCCTGCTGCACGATATCGGGAAGATCGTCTTCTATCTCGCCCTTCCCGATTATGCGGAAATGCTGAAGGGAATGAAAAGCACCGGTGATATGGTTGCCTTCGAGCGCGACCAGTTTGGCATCGATCATCAGGAAACGGGATATATCATAGCCGTGAAATGGAAGTTTCCCCATGATTTCGCCCGCGTCATCCGCGGCCACCATGGCGACCACAGCTCCAACCAGCAGGATGCTTTGCTCCGGATCGTGAACGCGTCGGACCGGTTTTCCACGCATACATTGAACAGCCGCTCGACAGAAGCCTTCATACTGGACAAGGAACGGGGTGCCATAGCTCTGGAAGTTGAGAAGATCATGGAATTTCTCCAATTGGGTTGA